ataaattgTACTATTTAGGTATATCTTTATCTCGGTTCCATGTTAGATGACTTTTATGATGGAATTACTAAGTATTGAAGTTGTAGGTTACTTTCATCCACCGTCTGAGGTATTATTTTACGGCATCTCATTTATTAATGTAACCTCCGGAATTTTTCCAATTATATTTCAACTTCCGAATCTCTTGTTAACAATCACAGCATTGGACGTTAGATAGACGTGCAAGCTATAAGTAACTGCAACAGTTTGTGCCGTCTTGAAGATCTAAGTGCATTGGTGCAACGGCTCTCTTCAAACTTCAAACCGATAACTGCTTtgtgatagaaataggcaggacaggTTACCCACAGGCGAGCTTATAATGCGCCTTACCAACAGGAATAAATCCATACTTCTATTACTCCATATGTAATTCgtacattataatttttaaatattataaatctgaaagtgtttgtttgtccttcttttaCGTTAAATCGAAACAATGGTACATAGGCAAACTTTTAtacccaaaaaaaatatctcattcCCATTTAAAACTTCTCTAACATTTTTCCTTGATTATGCGGGCGAAGTCGCGGGTAACAGCTGGTAAACggctggtaaaaaataaatctgtAAATGATGTAAAATGGAACATATCTTAATGCTAGCTAGCAAGATCTTCAGTCACACAGCATCATTAAAAACCACATTCAAAACTTAGGCAGAGGTACATtagacattttattttattttcaaaaacagATAGGTACAGTCAGGTATCGTGACCATCAGGTAGCAACGTATCAAGATTCTTTTACTTAAAGCCCTTAAACTATCAATCTATTCCAGATCCGtacaacaatattttataaagtaaTCCTGTCAATCATAGCTAAGGAAGCGGTCAATTAATCATAGTCGGTTATCATAAattactcaaaaaaaaaaccttggaaACGCTTGAGAACGAATCAACGATAAGCCCTGTCGGAATCATGTtgaatttaacattaaaatatcttTCATCAAACAAGCGAAATAAACACGTGATAATGTAAAGAAACCTCGTCTTTGTAATAACAAGTCGTCTAAGACTAGGCTTAAAAATATAGCTTTCTGAGTCTCGCTATCGACATTTTTGAATGAATTGATAATGGCAGTAATAAAATGAACCGCAGTCTTTTAGATGAGTTTCAATTCGTCAGACATAATGCTTTCACTGCTAGCCATGGGCAGTCATGGATCCAATagagttaaatttttttattgcttagatgggtggacgagcccacagcccacctggtgttaagtgggtttttttttttattgcttaggtggatggacgagctcacagcccacctgatgttaagtggttactggagcccatagacatttacaacgtaaatgcgccaaccaccttgagatataagttctaaggtctcagtatagttacaacgactgccccacccttcaaaccgaaacgcattactgcttcacggctcaaatagtcaattgtgaacatttgttaagtacgtatttcattaaaaaaattggtaaaattcgaacaccgttgcaccgctagatacgaatgcaccggacgtcttatccttcaggccacgacgacttcgaaaataACTAGTTGAATATAACTAGTTTTAAATATGCATCCATAAATAGGTATTTAAACGACAAGCCttactgtatttatttttgaagtaaaacttctaatgcgacttccgaCGAGGTTGCGTTAATCGTTTAATGCTACGATGGAATATAAAGAGACAGATCGAGAGTGAATggcacatacccgatcctgtagaccgaaaggtaaacagtcgacgtcaccctaaacacgtcattacggatcctcctgatccattaacggtgctttcaggtaccacaagtaccggtcaccgtcctcgtggaacccttcgcttgcgacgaagagctcgacgagcaaattgagctaatgaaatacgtactaaacaaatattcacgattcacttccacggcgaaggaataacatcgtgtaataaaaatcaaacccgcaaacagTATAATTTGCGTAGGCCTCTTGTGAGACGGCacggaaggtaccaccacccagcctattttctgccgtgaagcagtaatgcgtttcggtttgaagagtggggcagccgtttaactaaaaaaataaaaaaataaaactattcaacATCGTATGTTTACTAATATTGTACATTTTGTAAGGTACCAAAGAGCCATGGGCAGCCCACAAATAGATCTGGACAAACCTCGATACGATCAGAGCACGTATTCGGGTAGAGCCAAGCACTTCCTGCAACTGACCAACCCTCTCAACGTGTTGGCTTCGGATGCGGAACTCGACGAGGCACAGAGGATCGTTGCTGAATTCAggtaaaaaaaatccaacatTTAGGTACTCGTCAACAAaactttttgttgaattttttaaaatgataagaTGTTGTTCATATGTTACTCTATTTAGAACGTTTTGTACGTCCTTCTATACTAGCAGCCTGTGGGTGTTCTATACTCAAAATCCGTACAGCGCCTTACGCGTTCAATACAATAATGCGTTCAGGGCGTTGTTGGGGCTCGGGGATGGGTTGGGGGATCTTCGCCGATGCACGAGTCGATTGTTTCTATACGACCATGCGGAAAAGGTGCACATCCCTGATTCGCCAGGTCCGGGTCAGCCCTTACAGCATCCTGAAGGCTGTTATAACTGACTacagaccgttatgactgtcggtactaGAActattgtaccatggttcacttgcggactaaataaaaataataacaataacggTTGATTCAAAGTACGTATCATTGGAAtggaatatttaaatgttttcaactgataattattttttattttatttgttttggtatatttaagtatatttcaaTGTTGCTATGGACACATAACTTGTtgttatctatcttctatctatatatataaaaatgaattgatgttcgttagtctcgctaaaactcgagaacggctgaaccgatttggctgattttggccttgaattatttgtggaaatccagagaaggtttaaaaggtatataaatatgaaaatgctcggaattaattaaaaataacagttgtcctttgatgtgtccgtcatcggacggattccttatgtcttttatttatcgattgaggcactacgaagtctgccgggtcagctagtctgaaataaataaatcattcatttaatCATTTAATCAAATTGCAGAGCAATTTATGGTTCATTAGTTtcaaaaatcaaaacaattatGGGAAATCCAAAAGTGTGATGTGGTCAAAAGTGTGATGTGGTCCTATTTTCAGAGGCCTATTTTGGCATCTAAACAAAATTTTCGATCTTGGttccgagaaaaaaaaaaattttttaatctcCGTATaatacacacatatacacatGAAGATACATCTATagttataaaatagtttaatatacaattgaaactacgacctcatgtttcaaccCTGAACACGTTTACCAGTAAACGCAATAGATTTAGGCTTTGCCACGTAcgatccggctttggaatgagctcccctccacagtgtttcccgagtgctatgtcttgtccttcttcaaacgaggcttgtggaaaatTCCTCCATTAAAATTGCAGCATATTCAAATCATTTAATGTCCGGTAGGAAACgttttggctctgcccctggcattgctgaagtccatgggcgacggtaaccactcaccatcaggtgagccgtatgctcgtctgcctacaagggcaataaaaaaaaaaatatcgcaaTATCTGTGACCCATCCCTAACGGGTAATACTTTTTCGTCTCAGAAAAACACGTCGTATGCCGCCCGGATACGATGAAGAGAAGTTATGGAGTACTAAATATTTGTACGACAGCGCCTTCCATCCAGACACGGGAGAGAAAATGTTCGTGCTCGGACGCATGGCGGCACAGGCTCCCATGAACACTATCATTACGGGATGTAAGTGTATCTAGTGACGCTCAAAGCAAAGTTCCGACAATTTGATGTAGGTGTATATAACTATAGAAATCGGAAAAATAAGGCAAAGTTGTTTTGCTGCTGTAGATTGTGGATATTATTGCTCAGTGGTGAGTAGCACCTCGGCTCTGCTTATGGCATTGCTGCTGTCCATTAGCGAAGGTAATCGCTAATGAATATATAGGATACATGTTTTCCTACCGTAGATTCGGATATGAAGAaactttatttttcctacctaagctgatggtctagaaaGACCAcattagcgtaaccttaactagtaggtgagctcacggggctcaaacttgacgacgttgctaacactaaccctagcaaacagcagtggttcgcagaatctagcatcagaaacgcgacccactgagaagatccggcgagaagctcaatgggctgtgtcctatgggttaatttactcgccaagcccttcgtcgcaaacgacgtgtttgacgagaacgatgaccggtgcttgaggtacctaaaagcaccgttagtggatcgggaggatccgagatgacgtgggGCCATTTGATTAAGGCGTATATGACTATAAAAATCTGAAATACTATTTCTACAAGGTGttagaaaaatgttattttgctgCTGTAGATTGTGAATATTAATAGTCAGCGTTAGGCAGCAACTTGTTCCTGCTATTGCTGCtgtccattagcgacggtaaccaataaCGAAGATATATAGGCCGCAAGTTTTCCTACCGTAGACTCGGAGATATGAAGCAACGTTTACCAATatgtaacattaaaatatatcacGCGTCTAACGTACGATTACGACCGCTTTACCTTGAACTTCATGATAAAAACTTATCTAGTAAACAAATCTAAGAATTTGTTTCATTTACAATACATAAAACGATTGAAtgtaatgtcaattttaaatggtttttaggTATGATAACGTTCTACAAGACAACGCCGGCCACGGTTTTCTGGCAATGGGTGAATCAGACCTTCAACGCTGTCGTGAACTACACGAATCGATCAGGAGATGCACCTATAAGTACATCGTGAGTTACACGCTAAATCACTacacagtataaaacaaagtcgctttctctgtccctatatctgtctgtccctatgtatgcttaaatctttaaaactacgcaacggatattgatgcggctttttttaatagatagagtgattgaagaggaaggtttatatgtataataacatccattaattagtggagaaatcaataataaattagtttccgaagcgaagcgagggtgggtcgctagtatagtagttttttttgtttgtaaattgaCTACTACCCTCcggtattttgttttaaatgaaaagggttttataataatatgtttgatGGTGACACGCTATTTAGGTACGAGGAACATTTATGGTAGGTATGCGAAAATCGatattttgaaagaaaatacTGATAACATAATAAAGCTATAAATTTCGAATCAAACTCTGGCtccacaataaaataatactacagCCTACAttaccaacaaaaaaaatgtaatgtttaaaaaaaatgccaatTAAACAATGTCccaaaataaaatgataagtCGAATGATAAGAACTACTAACTTGTGCGTAACATTTTCTGTTCACGTACATAAATCACGTAAGTATTTATTCCTTGAAAATAGCAAACAGCAATtgatgaactaaattactatcaATCATTGGCTCCAACCTTGGGCCATAGTACAGATTGTTTGTGATTTTGTCTTCTGttgaattttagaaaattatattaagtagaACATTAATTAGCTGGATTCAGAGCTAAAATGCAAATGATCCTTTATTATTGACAATGCGAATACCCGCCTTTATTGCCTTTAGATATGGGTTCGAAGTCGAAAATTGTATTATCAAAAACTCGCCGATACTTAAAACTCGAATACTTCGCGGCACAAAttgggcagggtggtagtacaaTAGTGGTCTACAATacgccctactaccagtaaatgccGGTTGATGTTTTCAGTACTGTGGTATAATAAGCAGAGAATACTAACACTTCTTCTCCGATGAATCCCTACATTGACATacaagattttttaaaaaaaaattattgcttagatgggtggatgagctcacagcccccctgtcgttaagtggttactggagcccacagacatctacaacgtaaatacgccacacaccttgagatatcagttctaaggtctcagtatagttacaacggctgccccacccttcaaaccgaaacgcattactgcttcacggcagaaataggcagggtggtggtacctgcccgcacTGACTCgtaagaggtcgtaccaccagtaaaactcggTACGTTTACTTGGGACCTTACTTGGTACGTTTGGGACCTTTCGAATAGTCTACGTGCGAACTTTATCAAGCTAATGTTTAATTAATGGTCTTATTACGCAAAGATTGCAATGCGTTCTTAGCCTAACACTAAAGTAAACTAATGCCTATACCGTTGCTCAaataaatacgtactaaacTTGGGTCTAAATAACACCGGGTCGTAAGAATCAAATCCGCGAATTTTCTTGTgtatttagtggtggtagggcaATCGTGCGGGTCTAGTTTAGAGGGCGGAATAATTATTGATTTGAGCTCACTTCTCAAGTCCAAGGACCAGGCAATTTCCAAACACTATTCCAACGACAAATAATGGTTTGTTATGCTTAGATAACACCGGGTCGTAAGAATAAAATCCGCGAATTTTCTtgtgtatttactggtggtagggcaatCGTGCGGGTCTAGTTTAAAGGGcggaataattattaatttgagcTCACTTCCCAACTCCTAGAACCAGGCAATTTCCAAGCACCAGACTCTCGGTTCCAACGACAAATGATAGTTTGTTGTTTTTAGACGTCTATTGGCTTCATATTGCGCTGCCTGCGGAGGCGCTCTCGGTACAGCTTTGTATCTTAATAGCAAAGTTAAGGTATGTATGTAacttatataattattgtaaataggtATGCTTTAACAATAactgacttcaaatagaaaaaaaaagatattccaaaacaaattaatatgcactaaaaacaataatcatcgaaatcggtcggcgtgatattgagttatcgagttattcatctatttgtcgcgcacgtacttaatgcaaattcaaGACTTTAGTTCAaacgtcgaactcttcatcaTAGTCAATGAgctcgacgaggacagtgaccgttGTTTGAAGCACCTAAAAGCATGGAAATGAAGGCTTCAACTGAGAAAATTCCTCCATTAAAATTGCAGCATATTCAAATCATTTAatgtacggtaggcagcggcttggctctgctcctggcattgctgaagtccatgggcgatggtaactactcaccattaggtgggccgtatgctcgtctgcctacaagggcaacaaaaaaaaagtaataagaaCCCTTTACTACCTATATCTGGATCTGAACAGTGcttttaacccacagacatagcccactgagtttctcgcctgatcttctcagtcgcgtttccgatccggtggtagattctgcgaagcactgctcttgctagggtcagtgttagcaacactccggcttgagccccgtgagctcacctactagttaaggttacgctgatatagcctctcaaggctatcagcttaggtaggaaaaaaaaacagtgcttTAAGCACAATTTCCGTCAAATTACTCTGTTTTTCCGTCAAATTCCGTCaaattaactggtggtaggacctcttgtacagttactggtggtaggacctcttgtgagtccgtgcgggtaggtaccaccgccctgcgtatttctgccgtgaagcagtaatgcgtttcggtttgaagggcggggcagccgttgtaactatactgagatcttagaacttatatctcaaggtgggtggcgcatttacgttgtagatgcccatgggctccagtagccacttaacaccaggtgggctgtgagcgcgtcaaCCCAtccgagcaataaaaaaaataaaaaaaagcattaatcTAGTTTACTGAataaaggacaaaaaaaaatccgtaaattaaaacaattaaaagggAATCTTTTTTTATCAATGTTTGAATGATCAAGACGCACACACAAGAAAGCGATAATATTGTTGTAATGTAATCGTGACAAATGGTATGGCGTTATCAACGTTATCAGTCATATTTTTCGTGAATTTGTGAATTCTCGAGTAAATATCTCACGTAAGGAAGGTGTGTCGAATTGTTTACTAGAATGAATTTCCTAATATTTTTTCTGTGTGGAATGTTTTTGAGAACGATTATCTGTGGCCTGTTGTTGTAAACTCCATAATGAATTAACTTTTCCaattagtaatttaaattgctttatcagtttttctttttaattaattataataaaaacgaagTATGTTCCGAAAAACGTAGACAAATTTTTAATGCAATAATgacttaaaatataacaatcctaaagttgaatttaaataaaggCTTTTTCCATTGCACGCACCGTAACTAACAATATTTCACCATTTCTTGTCATCGATCGGTCGATCGTGTATGAGTGTTTTACagttaaaagtagttttaatattgCACGGTACTTTAAAAACAATCTTCCATGCTTTTACTTAactcacattttttattgcttaggtaggtaaatgagctcacggcgcacctgatgttaagtggttaccggagcccatagacatctacaacgtaaatgccatcaccgaccttgggatataagttctaaggtctcagtatagttacaacgactgccccacccttcaaaccgaaacgcattactacttgcttcacggcagaaatagggtggtggtacctatccttgCGGAgtcagaagacgtcctaccaccattaattacgtgaTTGATTTTACTAGGTAggtacgcgatgttattccttcaccgtggaagtcaacggtgaacattaaaatttgttaaatacgtatttcattacaaaaattgatacccgcctgcgggattcgaacacccgtgcatcgctagatacgaatgcaccggacgtcttaacctttaggccacgacgacttcattatgTGGGGTCGACACAGCATATCCAATCATCATGCTACATATGGACATCAAGCCTCCTTGTGTTAAATTTCCACATACCTACGCATTGCAAAATGCCATATTGCTTTCAACAACCACATTGACTAAATGCAATCCTGACAAAGTAAAATCAGGGTGTGACTTACAAATAACCATAATGAGATCGTGTTCATGAGCGTTTGTTTGTCATCAACAATGAACCATGAATGCTCACTTATCACCCGGCTCGTAATGACATCGCAAATATACGAGAATGAAAGATTATCTCTGGTGACGTCAGAGCCACTGCCCCCAGGCAAGCGCGGAGGAAATTACGCGCTATGTTTGTTCAATGAAAATAGAACACCTCTATTTACTTACTAATTATTCAGGGATTCGAAAATGATTGATTGTGACAACTACAACGGTTTTTTTCCGCAAATAACAACTTTATtgggtaccttttttttttcctacctaatctgatagcctttagaggctgtttcagcgtaaccgtggctagtaggtgagctcacagggctcaaacctgatgacgatgctaacacgaaccctagcaagagccgtgcttcgcagaatctaccaccggatcggaaacgcgacccactgagaagatccggcgagaaactcagtgggctgtgtctgggagttaatttactcgtcgagccctcgcCTCGAgtcgagaacggtgaccggtgcttgaagtacctaaaagcaccgttagtggatcgggaggatccgagatgacgtgaacTGGGTACCATCACCTTGTGTTGGATACTGGAAGCCATAGATATCAGAATTTGAATGCCGCTAATTTGAAAcgtgaggtctaagtcttaaataaatacttaaacgGCTGTCTCAACCCTTGAGACACGAAGGTGTGGTTTCTTCGCGGCGGTTACCTTATCTTGGCTAGCAATACATCCATCAATACAATCGTGTTTATCAATCGATTTGTACGAAAAAAATTCTAAAGAAGTATCAGATAAAGTTTTAAGCTTAAACAAATTGAAAATCACATTCAAATTGCTCAAATTCAAATTGCAAATTTTACTCATTGTGTGGATGAAAAtccacaaacaattttcacgtATCTGGGGCAATTCACATTTTACATCACATTTTATGCAGATTCTTGTTAATTTTATCACACATCTTATCTTAAAGTGCGCGTTGTTTTTTATGTTGGAAACCTTGTTGAACAAACATAGAGTAGGTACCTACCTTGTACTTTTAAAAACATGTGACACGAATGAAATGTTAGATATCACCTGGCATAATGACTGAAAAATTTGAcagaatattttaatacatagtTTGAGTCACATCGAAATCTTTAGGAACAAGTCAAACAATTACCTGCAACATCCCTGTAATCTTTTGTGTCAGTAATACACCTGACTAACATTACCTTTGTTCCGATACAGACCAGTAGAAACTAGATTGAAACTTATCAATGACAATTGGggtaaaaaaggttttttttgcccctacctatgctgatagccttgagaggctatatcagcggaaccttaactagtcggtgagctcacggggctcaaacctgacgacgttgctaacacgaaccctagcaagagccgtgcttcgcagaatctaccaccggatcggaaacgcgacccactgacaagatccagcgagaaactcagtgggctgtgtctaagggttaatttactcgtcgagcccttcatcgcaagcgacgggttcgactagaacgatgaccggaaaaAAGGAATTTCGACAACGGTGCTTATAATAAGGTCCGCGAAGACCATAGACTTTAGACGTAGACATAGTTGCCTCATTGTTCGAATCAGAACGCATCATTTCAGAGGCATAAACCAGTAGAGTGGTTTTACCTACCCAAGCGAGCTCACCGTATTCACTACCGACAGAAAACTGTGACTATTGAAtgactttataattattttactgtgTACGCACCTTTCGTTGCAGCTATAAAGAtcatttaatacttttttttttccttgtaggcagacgagcacacggcccaccggtgagtggttaccgtcgcccatggacttcagcaatgccaggggcagagccaagccgctgcctaccgctacttTTAATAGTATTTCATTAATCTTCATACGTTCACAGAACATGAAACCGATCTACGCCCGTTTGGTTCCATTCGCGGCCGTCTGCGGAGCTAATTTCATCAATATTCCCATGATGAGGAGCAAGTACGTACACGAATCAATATTTCTTTAAGTTAGTTTGTCAGACAAATTTAGACAAACCTTAATGTTTAACGTCACTTGCTACGGTGGCGCCACCCTAACTGATCATTTCTTCAATGGACTCTTTTTTCATACACGAGAAGTCTGTTCTTTATATCTACCCTCCTTAATATCTTGGAAATCGAATTTGGACAATGCAGTACAGTAGATGAGATTAGaccaatacatattttttttgtgttaatttttcACTTGTCAGaatattataattcaaatttaagaatagaatattgtttaattcgcaacaaattcaaatttcgaatgTTCATTTGTAACGGTAGCCGTCTTAAAGAAAATCCGAAAAACTTGAATCACGGTATCGACATGTTTTAATTAAGATAGTTTTCCTtatatctgtgtgcttagtgcgagttttataacgttctcgatagcgtaaaagttaacccaattttgtatgcagttggaacagcgcccctagcggcaaacgtaggcaaacgatcccattccatacaaatatgagctaacttttacgttatcgagaacgttaaaaaatcggttgtctgtaaagtcggtttactgacgatagttgaacgtgagaacgtcataagaaaatactgatggaatagatagatagatattttgtatggacaattgacaccacattcacttttcactgaacttcatacttgacgaaaacatgtaaatgtattattgtatagcagctgtccacgcggatgcatcgctcactcaagtaggagagagacagatgtcgaacgctgccgaacgcggaggccaattgtgcctctttgtcgctcgttgcacgctctcgcttgcacttcaagccttaaatggaacgcctcagagcgagttaacgccgcatgagtcatgttttttcgtgcgtgcagccggctccatcgaattataagacgttgtcacgttaaAAACTTGTACTAAGTACACTGCTGTCGAGCACTCGAAGCTACCGTTACATCCGTCGATGCTTTCAGTGAGATAGCGAACGGCACGCCGGTGTTCACGGCGGACGGCGAACGCGTCGGCGAGTCTAAGACCGCCGCGCGGAGCGGCATCGCTTTAGTCTGCATCTCTAGGGTACTCATGGCCGTACCGGGAATGAGTGAGTACAAACATCACAACCTCTACTAAgactttttaattgtttaagacTTTTtgttacccttgtaggcagaggagcatacgccccacctgatggtgagcggttaccgtcgcccacggacttcagcaatggcaggggcagagccaagacgctgcctactgTTTTTTTAAAGAGCTTCGAATCAAGTTTGAAGTTGGATAGTTAGGTAATAGGCGAAAGAGAATTGTGTAAACGCGCTGTGGTTGGACTCGACTCCTGCAATTCAACTCACCTCACTGTTACTAGCACTGTACAGATAAGTACCGCTCTGCCTACTTCTGTCGCGAAACAGTTATGGAACAGCCATTACACAATCTAAGAGtatgacctcatgtctcaaggtcgtaGGAGTCGACCCAATTTTAGCAAAAAAACGTGACTCAGAACTTTCAATGGATTATTCGTCTGGAAATTAATTCTTAGACCAAGTTGCACATTCAAATCTCCAGCCTTGACGCCAATGATCACGAACTACGCCACACGTCGCGGCATGTTCTGCCGCTGGCCCCTGCTGGTGGTGCCGTTCCAGCTGTCGCTGGTGGGGCTGTGCGTCACGTTCGCGACGCCGCTCTGCTGCGCCCTCTTCAGTCAGACCGCCGCCATAGCTGTCGACAGTCTCGAAGCC
The sequence above is drawn from the Bombyx mori chromosome 26, ASM3026992v2 genome and encodes:
- the LOC101736404 gene encoding sideroflexin-1-3, giving the protein MGSPQIDLDKPRYDQSTYSGRAKHFLQLTNPLNVLASDAELDEAQRIVAEFRKTRRMPPGYDEEKLWSTKYLYDSAFHPDTGEKMFVLGRMAAQAPMNTIITGCMITFYKTTPATVFWQWVNQTFNAVVNYTNRSGDAPISTSRLLASYCAACGGALGTALYLNSKVKNMKPIYARLVPFAAVCGANFINIPMMRSNEIANGTPVFTADGERVGESKTAARSGIALVCISRVLMAVPGMTLTPMITNYATRRGMFCRWPLLVVPFQLSLVGLCVTFATPLCCALFSQTAAIAVDSLEADLKEIVKKKHPQVKELYYNKGL